In a genomic window of Polycladomyces abyssicola:
- a CDS encoding L-threonylcarbamoyladenylate synthase, with protein sequence MTAVRVETRRWIIEQPHDSVDGLKREIGIREAAAMLREGKLVAFPTETVYGLGADARSDEAVKKIFQAKGRPSDNPLIVHIGKREQLDELVSTLPDTGRVLIERFWPGPLTLILPHRGTVAPSVTAGLRTVGVRMPSHPVALALLQEAGVPVAAPSANRSGRPSPTEAEHVWEDLAGRIDGLLDGGPSGVGVESTVVDVTEEVPILLRPGGITLEALKKVVGEVRVDPGLQAEAQRPRSPGMKYRHYAPNGEMWLVTGTEADMMRTIQRLADDAAAQGRRVGILTTDERLMRYKADWVVSCGRRSEPESVARGLYAALRRFDELGAEYILAESFPVDGIWFTVMNRLRKAAEGRIIHAERSTSS encoded by the coding sequence GTGACGGCAGTGCGAGTAGAGACCAGAAGATGGATCATTGAACAACCGCACGATTCAGTGGATGGATTGAAACGGGAGATCGGCATTCGGGAAGCGGCCGCCATGTTGCGGGAGGGGAAATTGGTCGCATTTCCCACGGAAACTGTATACGGATTGGGTGCAGATGCGCGGTCCGATGAAGCGGTCAAGAAAATTTTCCAGGCAAAAGGCCGTCCGAGTGACAACCCGCTGATCGTGCATATCGGCAAACGGGAACAGTTGGATGAGCTGGTTTCCACTTTGCCGGATACGGGTCGGGTTTTGATCGAGCGGTTTTGGCCTGGTCCGTTGACCTTGATTCTTCCTCATCGGGGCACGGTTGCTCCTTCGGTGACAGCCGGGCTGCGCACCGTCGGAGTGCGGATGCCCTCCCACCCGGTAGCTCTCGCTTTGCTCCAGGAGGCGGGGGTGCCGGTGGCGGCGCCAAGCGCCAATCGTTCCGGGCGCCCCAGCCCGACGGAGGCGGAACATGTTTGGGAGGATCTCGCCGGAAGGATTGATGGGTTGCTCGATGGCGGTCCGTCGGGTGTCGGAGTGGAATCCACCGTTGTCGATGTAACGGAGGAGGTACCCATCTTGCTCCGTCCGGGTGGTATTACGTTGGAAGCGCTGAAGAAAGTCGTCGGCGAGGTGCGGGTTGATCCCGGTTTGCAAGCGGAAGCGCAGCGCCCCCGGTCGCCGGGAATGAAATACCGCCACTATGCCCCGAACGGTGAGATGTGGTTGGTAACAGGGACGGAAGCCGATATGATGCGCACCATTCAGCGGTTGGCCGATGATGCTGCCGCACAGGGGCGTCGTGTTGGCATATTGACCACGGATGAGCGATTGATGCGCTACAAAGCGGATTGGGTGGTCTCCTGCGGCAGGCGGTCCGAACCCGAAAGCGTGGCACGTGGTTTGTACGCCGCCTTGCGCCGGTTTGACGAATTGGGAGCCGAATATATTTTGGCGGAATCCTTTCCCGTGGACGGGATCTGGTTTACGGTGATGAACCGCCTACGGAAAGCGGCGGAAGGACGGATTATCCATGCGGAGAGGTCAACGTCGAGCTGA
- the atpE gene encoding F0F1 ATP synthase subunit C has protein sequence MTTTIAAAIMLGLAAVGAGIGNSLVYGRYLEGIARQPEARGTLFGQMIIGIAFVEALPIISVAFGMLVLFGILGK, from the coding sequence ATGACCACCACGATTGCTGCTGCTATCATGTTGGGTCTGGCCGCTGTCGGCGCCGGGATCGGAAACTCTCTGGTATACGGGCGTTATCTGGAAGGCATCGCTCGTCAGCCGGAAGCGCGGGGTACCCTGTTCGGTCAAATGATCATCGGGATCGCGTTCGTCGAAGCGTTGCCGATTATCTCCGTTGCCTTCGGTATGTTGGTTCTCTTCGGGATTTTGGGCAAATAA
- the upp gene encoding uracil phosphoribosyltransferase yields the protein MGHVYVFDHPLIQHKLTYIRDKRTGTKEFRELVEEVSALMAYEITRDMPLEEVTVETPVAPAKCKVLSGKKLGLVPILRAGLGMVDGILRLIPTAKVGHLGLYRDPETLEPVQYYSKMPSDIGERELIVIDPMLATGGSAAAALRILKEMGARNMKLMCLIAAPEGIERVHREHDDVDIYVAAVDEKLNEKSYIVPGLGDAGDRLFGTK from the coding sequence ATGGGACATGTGTATGTGTTTGATCATCCGTTGATTCAACACAAATTGACCTATATACGTGACAAGCGAACGGGCACAAAAGAGTTTCGCGAATTGGTGGAAGAAGTGTCAGCCCTGATGGCTTATGAGATCACGCGGGACATGCCGTTGGAGGAAGTGACCGTGGAAACGCCGGTAGCGCCGGCCAAGTGCAAAGTGCTTTCCGGCAAAAAACTGGGATTAGTGCCGATTCTGCGGGCTGGTTTGGGCATGGTGGACGGCATTTTGCGTCTGATCCCGACGGCGAAAGTGGGGCATCTGGGATTGTACCGTGATCCGGAGACACTGGAGCCGGTCCAGTACTACTCCAAAATGCCGTCGGACATTGGCGAACGCGAACTGATCGTAATTGACCCGATGTTGGCTACGGGCGGTTCTGCCGCTGCGGCCTTGCGCATCCTGAAAGAAATGGGTGCACGCAACATGAAGTTGATGTGTTTGATCGCCGCGCCGGAAGGAATCGAACGCGTTCACCGTGAGCATGATGATGTGGATATCTATGTCGCGGCGGTGGATGAGAAGCTGAATGAGAAAAGCTACATCGTACCCGGACTGGGAGATGCGGGCGACCGTCTTTTTGGCACAAAATAA
- the glyA gene encoding serine hydroxymethyltransferase translates to MNHIRQTDPETAEAIASELSRQQQKIELIASENFVSRAVLEALGTVLTNKYAEGYPGKRYYGGCEYVDIVEDLARERAKKLFGAEHANVQPHSGAQANMAVYFSVLEPGDTVLGMNLAHGGHLTHGSPVNFSGKLYKFVAYGVDPETHRIDYEEVRRLALEHKPKLLVAGASAYPRTIDFAKLREIADEAGCLLMVDMAHIAGLVATGHHPNPVPYADFVTTTTHKTLRGPRGGMILCKEKYAKQIDKSIFPGIQGGPLMHVIAAKAVAFAEALSDSFKDYSARVVNNASRLAQALIERGFQLISGGTDNHLILIDVRNLNLTGKQAEFLLDEVGITVNKNAIPFDPESPFVTSGIRIGTPAVTTRGMDEEAMEEIADIMSLVLKNPDDAQAQEQARQRVARLTDKFPLYPDLKV, encoded by the coding sequence CTGAATCATATTCGGCAAACAGACCCGGAAACGGCGGAAGCCATCGCAAGCGAGTTGTCCCGTCAACAACAAAAAATTGAACTGATTGCGTCTGAAAACTTTGTCAGCCGTGCCGTGCTAGAAGCGTTGGGAACCGTGCTGACCAACAAATACGCTGAAGGTTATCCCGGAAAACGGTACTATGGCGGCTGTGAATATGTGGACATTGTGGAAGACCTGGCCCGGGAGCGGGCAAAAAAGCTGTTCGGTGCGGAACATGCCAATGTGCAACCGCACTCGGGTGCACAAGCCAACATGGCTGTTTATTTCTCCGTGTTGGAACCCGGCGATACAGTGTTGGGAATGAACTTGGCTCACGGCGGCCATCTTACCCATGGTAGTCCGGTCAACTTTTCCGGAAAGTTGTACAAATTTGTCGCCTATGGGGTTGATCCCGAAACGCATCGGATCGATTATGAAGAAGTGCGTCGCTTGGCCCTCGAACACAAACCGAAATTGCTCGTCGCCGGCGCCAGCGCCTATCCGCGGACGATCGATTTCGCCAAGCTGCGGGAGATCGCCGATGAAGCAGGTTGCCTGCTGATGGTCGATATGGCGCACATCGCTGGTCTGGTGGCGACGGGACATCATCCCAACCCGGTTCCGTATGCCGATTTCGTCACAACCACCACGCACAAAACGTTGCGCGGTCCTCGGGGCGGTATGATTTTGTGCAAGGAGAAATACGCCAAACAGATTGATAAGTCGATCTTCCCCGGCATTCAAGGCGGTCCGTTGATGCATGTGATCGCGGCCAAGGCGGTGGCTTTTGCCGAGGCACTTTCCGATTCGTTCAAAGACTACTCGGCCAGGGTTGTCAACAATGCGTCCCGTTTGGCGCAAGCGTTGATCGAACGCGGATTCCAACTGATTTCCGGCGGCACGGACAACCACTTGATCCTGATTGATGTCCGCAACTTAAACCTGACCGGGAAACAGGCGGAATTCCTCCTGGACGAAGTGGGGATCACCGTCAACAAAAACGCCATCCCCTTCGATCCGGAGAGTCCGTTTGTCACCAGTGGTATCCGGATCGGTACACCGGCGGTAACGACACGGGGAATGGATGAGGAAGCGATGGAGGAAATCGCCGATATCATGTCGTTGGTCCTGAAAAATCCGGATGACGCCCAAGCGCAGGAACAAGCGCGTCAGCGTGTGGCACGTTTGACAGATAAATTCCCATTGTATCCGGACTTGAAGGTGTAA
- a CDS encoding ZIP family metal transporter, with protein sequence MNEALFYSMCSGLTMVAGAAMVIVRKKPLSERGLAAALGLSAGALTFVALLHLLPLVWIWGSWPHIMMGSSLGMLWMLLFHRHGSPASFELSEHGMRRVGNVMAVAVILHNIPEGAAIGVGFDLHMETGIALVIALALHNVPEGIGMALPMMAARRPRMMVLAYSLLAAGALPVGTWMGTGWWQDAPDVIAVGLMLAVTVMMGMMVREVVPRAWILDRNWALGGVICGMFLMYTIHVIHG encoded by the coding sequence ATGAATGAGGCGCTGTTTTACAGCATGTGCTCCGGTTTGACGATGGTGGCGGGTGCAGCCATGGTGATTGTGAGGAAAAAGCCGTTATCCGAGCGTGGATTGGCGGCGGCATTGGGACTGTCTGCAGGCGCATTGACATTTGTGGCGCTGTTGCACCTGCTGCCGTTGGTTTGGATCTGGGGTTCTTGGCCTCATATCATGATGGGAAGTTCATTGGGCATGCTGTGGATGTTGCTGTTTCATCGCCACGGTTCACCGGCGTCTTTCGAGTTATCCGAGCATGGGATGAGGCGGGTCGGCAATGTGATGGCTGTCGCTGTCATTTTACACAACATTCCTGAGGGGGCTGCCATCGGAGTCGGGTTTGATTTGCATATGGAAACGGGAATCGCGCTGGTGATTGCGTTGGCACTTCACAATGTACCCGAGGGAATCGGCATGGCCTTGCCGATGATGGCAGCGCGTCGCCCACGCATGATGGTGCTGGCCTATAGTCTCCTTGCCGCTGGTGCGCTGCCGGTCGGAACCTGGATGGGCACAGGATGGTGGCAAGATGCACCGGATGTAATTGCGGTGGGGCTCATGCTGGCAGTTACGGTGATGATGGGGATGATGGTGCGTGAAGTGGTACCCCGGGCATGGATATTGGATCGTAATTGGGCATTGGGCGGGGTAATCTGTGGTATGTTTTTGATGTATACGATTCACGTCATTCATGGATAA
- a CDS encoding ATP synthase subunit I: protein MDAQDLYRRQTAILTCIFLALAFLLWWATSWKVFFAGIFLGGAAGLYNVLYLIRKLRLIDEQAMSAASGKRRVNTGLANRFLMAAFPMLLAVRFPEWIDYRSVLLGLPVPYILLIAVGLRHTQRQFSREKR, encoded by the coding sequence ATGGACGCGCAAGACCTCTACCGCCGTCAAACGGCCATTCTCACCTGTATCTTTTTGGCCCTTGCTTTTCTCTTGTGGTGGGCGACGTCGTGGAAGGTGTTTTTTGCGGGTATTTTCCTGGGTGGAGCGGCCGGTTTGTACAATGTCCTCTACTTGATCCGCAAACTTCGCCTCATAGATGAACAGGCCATGTCCGCCGCGTCCGGGAAGCGGCGCGTCAACACGGGATTGGCCAACCGGTTTTTGATGGCGGCGTTTCCGATGTTGCTGGCTGTCCGGTTTCCCGAGTGGATCGATTACCGGTCCGTCCTGCTGGGGTTACCGGTTCCATATATTCTCCTCATCGCCGTGGGATTGCGGCACACGCAGCGCCAATTTTCCAGAGAAAAGAGGTGA
- a CDS encoding TIGR01440 family protein, translating to MNEAKPDLFTPGQVVQLVDELVAEKPLDERHLLVVGVSTSEVIGKRIGTAGNDEVARAIFQELMEAQKKYGFHLAFQCCEHLNRALVVRRETMERFQLEEVTVVPVPKAGGAMAAYAYRHLDEAVIVESLRADAGIDIGDTLIGMHLKPVAVPVRPSCRQIGEAHVTMAKTRPKLIGGARAVYTLQP from the coding sequence ATGAATGAGGCCAAACCGGATCTCTTTACCCCTGGGCAGGTCGTTCAGCTGGTAGATGAATTGGTGGCCGAAAAGCCGTTGGATGAACGCCATCTGTTGGTGGTTGGTGTCAGTACCAGCGAGGTGATCGGTAAGCGGATCGGTACAGCGGGGAATGATGAAGTAGCTCGGGCTATCTTTCAAGAACTGATGGAAGCGCAAAAGAAGTACGGCTTTCATCTCGCATTTCAATGTTGCGAACACCTCAACCGGGCCTTGGTGGTTCGCAGAGAGACCATGGAGCGGTTCCAATTGGAAGAGGTGACGGTGGTTCCCGTGCCGAAAGCAGGCGGTGCGATGGCTGCGTATGCCTACCGTCATCTGGATGAGGCGGTCATAGTGGAAAGTTTGCGTGCCGATGCCGGGATCGACATCGGTGATACATTGATCGGCATGCACTTGAAGCCGGTTGCCGTACCGGTGCGTCCCAGTTGTCGGCAAATTGGTGAAGCGCATGTGACGATGGCCAAGACACGACCCAAATTGATCGGCGGTGCCCGTGCCGTTTATACATTGCAACCTTGA
- a CDS encoding AtpZ/AtpI family protein translates to MKKSTDNPWQMIGLIGTLGMEVVLMTLGGGWLGRMLDTRWHTQPVLLITGVMLGLVLGIASAFYTIKALLRE, encoded by the coding sequence GTGAAAAAAAGCACAGATAACCCCTGGCAAATGATCGGACTGATCGGTACGCTCGGCATGGAAGTGGTGCTGATGACACTTGGGGGTGGTTGGCTGGGACGCATGTTAGATACCCGCTGGCACACCCAACCTGTCCTCTTGATTACGGGTGTGATGTTGGGCCTTGTATTGGGTATCGCCAGTGCTTTCTATACCATCAAGGCTTTATTAAGGGAATGA
- the atpA gene encoding F0F1 ATP synthase subunit alpha: MSIKPEEISSLIKQQIEQYRSEIEVADVGTVIQVGDGIARVYGLQKVMAGELLEFTNGVMGMALNLEEDHVGVVILGPYTGIREGDQVKRTGRIMEVPVGEALLGRVVNPLGQPLDGKGPIETTEFRPVESEAPGVIDRKSVHEPLQTGIKAIDAMVPIGRGQRELIIGDRQTGKTTIAIDTIINQKDQDVICIYVAIGQKQSTVVGVVEKLRRFGAMDYTIVVSATASDPAPLLFLAPYAGCAMGEYFMYKGKHVLVVYDDLTKQAAAYRELSLLLRRPPGREAYPGDVFYLHSRLLERAAKLSDEKGGGSLTALPFIETQAGDVSAYIPTNVISITDGQIFLESDLFYSGIRPAVNSGISVSRVGGSAQIKAMKKVAGTLRLDLSQYRELAAFAQFGSDLDKATQARLARGERVVEILKQDEHQPMPVEKQVVSIYAVTKGYLDDIPVADVRRFEKEFHAYLDSEGKEILQGIREKKELTKEIEENLKKALETFKKGFVTSEQK; the protein is encoded by the coding sequence ATGAGCATCAAACCGGAAGAGATCAGTTCGCTCATTAAGCAGCAGATCGAACAATACCGGTCCGAAATCGAAGTGGCCGATGTCGGAACCGTCATTCAAGTCGGCGACGGGATCGCCCGCGTCTACGGCTTGCAAAAAGTGATGGCGGGCGAGTTGCTCGAGTTCACCAACGGCGTCATGGGTATGGCGCTCAACTTGGAAGAAGACCACGTTGGGGTGGTTATCCTCGGACCGTATACCGGCATCCGCGAAGGTGACCAAGTGAAGCGGACCGGCCGCATCATGGAAGTGCCGGTAGGTGAAGCCCTGCTGGGCCGTGTGGTCAACCCGCTGGGTCAACCGTTGGATGGAAAAGGTCCGATCGAAACGACCGAATTCCGTCCGGTAGAATCGGAAGCTCCGGGCGTCATCGACCGGAAATCGGTGCATGAACCGCTTCAAACGGGGATCAAAGCAATTGACGCGATGGTCCCGATCGGTCGCGGTCAGCGGGAGCTGATCATTGGTGACCGGCAAACGGGGAAAACGACGATCGCGATCGACACGATCATCAACCAAAAAGACCAAGACGTCATTTGTATCTACGTGGCCATTGGTCAAAAACAATCCACCGTGGTCGGCGTGGTGGAAAAACTGCGTCGTTTCGGTGCGATGGACTACACCATCGTCGTCTCCGCGACGGCTTCGGATCCGGCACCGCTGTTGTTCCTGGCTCCGTACGCGGGTTGCGCGATGGGCGAGTACTTCATGTACAAAGGCAAACACGTGTTGGTCGTATACGACGACCTGACCAAGCAGGCGGCCGCCTACCGGGAGCTGTCCTTGTTGCTCCGTCGTCCGCCGGGCCGTGAAGCATACCCGGGTGATGTCTTCTACTTGCACTCCCGCCTGTTGGAGCGCGCTGCCAAGCTGAGCGATGAAAAAGGCGGCGGTTCACTGACGGCGTTGCCGTTCATCGAAACGCAGGCCGGTGACGTTTCCGCCTACATTCCGACCAACGTGATCTCGATCACCGACGGTCAGATTTTCCTGGAGTCCGACCTGTTCTACTCCGGTATTCGTCCGGCTGTGAACTCCGGGATCTCGGTGTCCCGCGTAGGGGGTTCCGCACAGATCAAGGCAATGAAAAAAGTGGCTGGTACCTTGCGTCTGGACCTGTCGCAGTACCGTGAGTTGGCCGCTTTCGCCCAGTTCGGATCCGACCTGGACAAAGCGACCCAAGCCCGACTCGCCCGCGGTGAGCGCGTGGTGGAAATCCTCAAGCAGGATGAACACCAACCGATGCCGGTGGAGAAACAAGTCGTCTCCATCTACGCGGTGACCAAAGGATACCTGGATGATATTCCGGTGGCGGACGTTCGCCGCTTTGAAAAAGAATTCCATGCCTATCTGGACAGTGAAGGCAAAGAAATCCTGCAAGGCATCCGCGAGAAAAAGGAACTGACCAAAGAGATCGAAGAAAACCTGAAAAAAGCCTTGGAAACGTTCAAAAAAGGCTTTGTCACTTCGGAACAAAAATAA
- the atpF gene encoding F0F1 ATP synthase subunit B → MLKLELGTMLFQLVAFLVLMGLLIRFALRPIMGVMEKRQAYIDEQIDTAEKNRAEAERLVAEQREALEKARKEARELLERAKVQKEREAEAIIKEAQERAERMIQEATNEIAREKEKALAELRDQVGQLAVLLASKVMEKEIDAKQQSKLVDRYLQQVGELQ, encoded by the coding sequence GTGTTGAAGCTGGAGTTGGGCACCATGCTGTTCCAGTTGGTCGCCTTCCTCGTTTTGATGGGGTTGTTGATCCGCTTCGCGCTTCGCCCGATCATGGGTGTGATGGAAAAGCGCCAAGCGTATATCGATGAACAGATCGACACGGCGGAAAAAAATCGCGCCGAAGCGGAACGGCTGGTCGCGGAGCAGCGCGAGGCATTGGAAAAAGCGCGCAAAGAAGCACGTGAACTGTTGGAGCGCGCCAAGGTGCAAAAAGAGCGGGAAGCCGAAGCGATCATCAAGGAAGCCCAAGAGCGGGCGGAACGGATGATTCAGGAAGCAACCAACGAAATTGCCCGTGAGAAAGAAAAAGCGCTGGCCGAATTGCGGGATCAGGTCGGTCAGTTGGCTGTTCTCCTGGCCTCCAAAGTGATGGAGAAGGAAATTGACGCCAAACAGCAATCCAAATTGGTGGATCGCTATCTTCAACAGGTAGGCGAACTGCAATGA
- the rpiB gene encoding ribose 5-phosphate isomerase B, translating into MRVIIGSDHGGFRLKEEIKKWLQEKEIAFEDVGCDCPDSVDYPDYAQPVAERVAKGEFNRGILVCGTGIGMSIAANKVKGVRCAVVSDTFSARMSREHNDANVLAIGERVVGPGLAREIVEVFLETEFAGGRHQRRVEKIGALEE; encoded by the coding sequence ATGCGTGTGATTATCGGTTCGGATCATGGCGGTTTCCGTTTGAAGGAGGAAATCAAGAAATGGTTGCAGGAAAAGGAGATCGCCTTCGAAGATGTGGGATGTGATTGCCCGGATTCCGTCGATTATCCCGACTACGCACAGCCGGTGGCCGAACGGGTAGCCAAAGGGGAATTCAATCGGGGTATCCTCGTCTGCGGGACGGGAATCGGGATGTCGATCGCAGCCAACAAGGTAAAGGGTGTTCGTTGCGCTGTGGTGAGCGACACCTTTTCCGCCCGGATGAGCCGGGAACACAATGACGCCAACGTGTTGGCAATCGGTGAGCGTGTCGTCGGTCCCGGGCTGGCACGGGAGATTGTCGAGGTGTTCCTGGAGACGGAATTCGCGGGAGGACGCCATCAACGCCGAGTGGAAAAGATCGGAGCGTTGGAGGAGTGA
- a CDS encoding low molecular weight protein arginine phosphatase, which produces MKRILFVCTGNTCRSPMAEALFRRLAQEAGLEVEVRSAGVSALDGMSASNHAVKVLKKKGIDHDHRSRSLQPELVEWADLILTMTMGHKQMLTAYYPQTVGKAYTLKEYVLSDRDTDALIRELDGVRAELATMEALGQKKSDDEVLRSLWKREEQLETQLQKRLGDLDVADPFGGSVEEYEQCAEELEELLKRLIDRLRGETT; this is translated from the coding sequence GTGAAACGCATCTTGTTCGTTTGTACGGGAAATACCTGTCGCAGTCCGATGGCTGAAGCTCTGTTTCGCCGGTTGGCGCAGGAAGCGGGTCTCGAAGTGGAGGTGCGTTCTGCCGGCGTGTCGGCACTGGATGGGATGTCTGCTTCCAACCATGCCGTCAAGGTGTTGAAGAAAAAAGGCATCGATCATGACCACCGGTCACGCTCGCTTCAACCTGAGCTGGTGGAGTGGGCTGATTTGATCCTGACCATGACCATGGGACACAAACAAATGTTGACCGCCTATTACCCACAGACCGTTGGAAAGGCGTATACACTGAAGGAATATGTGTTGTCCGACAGGGATACAGATGCGCTGATCCGAGAGTTGGACGGAGTACGGGCGGAACTGGCCACTATGGAGGCATTGGGACAGAAAAAATCTGATGACGAGGTGTTACGTTCCCTGTGGAAGCGGGAAGAGCAGTTAGAGACCCAATTGCAGAAGCGGTTGGGTGACTTGGATGTGGCTGATCCGTTCGGAGGTTCGGTGGAAGAGTATGAGCAGTGCGCCGAAGAATTGGAAGAGCTGCTGAAACGATTGATTGACCGCCTGCGTGGAGAGACGACGTAA
- the atpB gene encoding F0F1 ATP synthase subunit A: MELTPKIHLFGLTFDVAVMIATVVTCVVVFLIAVWGTRGRDIRPTKMQNFVEMLIDFIRGVTRTGLDQKTAEKYVGFAFTLFLFMFVANQLGLILNISTEAHHAIPALGIEEGKHYAWWKSPTADINIPVVMAVTITLFAHYLGIRSGAKRYVKHYFEPFAPMVVMHIIDEIAKPVTHALRLWGNIFAGEVLILIMVKAGAIGSLPLLPWLAYSLFVGTVQAYVFTVLAIVYIGQKVAHDH, encoded by the coding sequence ATGGAGCTCACGCCGAAGATTCACCTGTTTGGCCTCACGTTTGATGTGGCTGTGATGATCGCCACTGTCGTCACTTGCGTCGTGGTCTTTCTGATCGCGGTATGGGGCACGCGTGGACGGGACATTCGCCCAACGAAAATGCAGAACTTCGTGGAAATGCTCATCGACTTCATCCGCGGCGTTACCCGCACCGGTTTGGATCAGAAGACGGCGGAAAAATACGTGGGGTTCGCCTTTACGCTCTTTTTGTTCATGTTTGTGGCTAACCAGCTGGGTCTGATCCTCAACATCAGCACGGAAGCGCATCACGCCATTCCGGCACTCGGGATCGAGGAAGGCAAACATTATGCCTGGTGGAAATCTCCTACTGCGGATATCAACATCCCGGTTGTCATGGCGGTCACCATCACACTGTTCGCCCATTACCTGGGGATTCGCTCGGGAGCCAAGCGGTATGTGAAGCATTATTTTGAGCCGTTCGCTCCGATGGTGGTGATGCACATCATCGACGAGATCGCGAAACCGGTGACCCATGCCTTGCGTTTATGGGGGAACATTTTTGCGGGGGAAGTGCTGATCCTGATCATGGTGAAGGCCGGGGCGATTGGTTCGTTGCCGCTGTTGCCGTGGTTGGCGTATTCGTTGTTTGTCGGCACGGTGCAAGCGTATGTGTTTACAGTCTTGGCCATTGTCTACATCGGGCAAAAAGTCGCCCATGATCATTAA
- a CDS encoding manganese efflux pump MntP family protein encodes MSLSLPQWGQWMTLILIAIALGMDAFSLGVGLGLRGIRRSRALMISGVIGMFHVLLPLFGMGLGRYVSTLVGNLAAIVGGGLLCFLGVNMLVQGFRGSAEGTMLHHNSFWGMMLFALSVSLDSLSAGLSLGLFHSNVIGAALLSGVSGGTLGILGMAAGRRAGTWIGEYGEILGGAILLYLGVQFLW; translated from the coding sequence GTGAGTCTTTCCTTGCCGCAATGGGGACAATGGATGACCTTGATTTTGATAGCCATCGCATTGGGCATGGATGCGTTCTCCCTCGGGGTGGGATTGGGATTGAGGGGAATCCGCCGTTCCAGGGCACTCATGATCAGTGGCGTCATCGGAATGTTTCACGTGTTACTCCCTTTATTTGGGATGGGACTGGGGCGATATGTCAGTACCCTTGTCGGGAATCTCGCCGCGATCGTTGGCGGCGGCCTGTTGTGTTTTCTCGGTGTCAACATGTTGGTGCAGGGATTCCGGGGATCGGCCGAGGGTACGATGCTGCATCACAATTCTTTTTGGGGCATGATGCTGTTTGCGTTGAGCGTCAGTCTGGACTCACTTTCAGCCGGGTTGTCGTTGGGATTGTTTCACAGCAATGTGATCGGAGCGGCGCTGTTGTCCGGTGTATCGGGCGGAACCCTGGGCATTTTGGGCATGGCTGCAGGGCGTCGAGCTGGCACTTGGATTGGGGAATACGGAGAAATTTTAGGTGGAGCGATCCTGTTATATCTGGGTGTGCAATTCCTATGGTGA
- a CDS encoding F0F1 ATP synthase subunit delta codes for MSQSVVAKRYARALFEVASEKQMLDQVEQELFTVVQTLEENGEFREWLAHPYVAEEAKKELLERIFSELSEPTKHLLFLLIDRGRQSAIGKIAEEYRALANESRGVADAIVTTPRKMTVKDQKRLITLFKELIGKELSITNVVDSDILGGVIVRVGDRLYDGSLKTKLDRFQQQLSGTRMR; via the coding sequence ATGAGTCAATCCGTGGTAGCCAAGCGATACGCGCGTGCCTTGTTCGAGGTGGCCAGCGAGAAACAGATGCTGGATCAGGTGGAGCAGGAATTGTTCACCGTGGTCCAAACACTGGAGGAAAACGGTGAATTTCGTGAATGGCTGGCGCATCCGTATGTGGCGGAGGAAGCGAAAAAAGAACTGTTGGAACGTATCTTCAGCGAGCTGTCCGAGCCGACGAAGCATCTTCTATTCCTCTTGATCGACCGGGGACGGCAATCGGCGATTGGCAAAATCGCGGAGGAATATCGCGCGTTGGCCAATGAATCGCGTGGTGTGGCGGATGCGATTGTGACGACGCCGCGGAAGATGACGGTCAAGGATCAAAAACGTTTGATCACCCTTTTCAAGGAACTGATCGGGAAAGAGCTCTCCATCACCAACGTGGTGGATTCCGATATTTTGGGCGGGGTGATCGTACGGGTCGGCGACCGCCTGTACGACGGTAGCCTGAAGACGAAACTGGACCGTTTCCAGCAACAGCTGAGCGGAACCCGTATGCGTTGA